A window from Camelus bactrianus isolate YW-2024 breed Bactrian camel chromosome 23, ASM4877302v1, whole genome shotgun sequence encodes these proteins:
- the LOC105081033 gene encoding LOW QUALITY PROTEIN: olfactory receptor 5M8 (The sequence of the model RefSeq protein was modified relative to this genomic sequence to represent the inferred CDS: inserted 2 bases in 1 codon), giving the protein MRRNFTSVTXFILLGLTSHLELQILFFVLFLAIYVTTVAGNLGMIVLIQVHAWLHMPMYFFLSHLSFVDLCFSSNVTPKMLEIFLSERKTISYSACLVQCYFFIALVHVETYILAVMALDRYMAICNPLLYGSKMSRSVCASLITVPYVYGALTGLMETMWTYSLVFCGPNEINHFYCADPPLIKLACSDTYNKETSVFAVAGCNLSFSLLIILVSYLYIFPAILRIHSSEGRCKAFSTCGSHLTAVTIFYAALFFMYLRPPSKESVAQGKMVAVFYTTVIPMLNPVIYSLRNKDVKEALIRELFTGNCFLNKFGR; this is encoded by the exons ATGAGAAGAAACTTCACTTCAGTGAC GTTCATTCTTTTGGGACTGACCAGTCACCTGGAATTGCAGATTCTCTTCTTTGTGCTGTTTTTGGCCATTTACGTGACCACGGTGGCAGGGAATCTTGGCATGATTGTCCTCATCCAGGTCCACGCATGGCTGCACATGCCCATGTACTTTTTCCTGAGCCACTTGTCCTTCGTGGATCTGTGCTTCTCTTCCAATGTGACTCCAAAGATGCTGGAGATTTTCTTATCAGAGAGGAAAACCATCTCCTATTCTGCTTGTCTGGTGCAGTGTTACTTCTTTATTGCCCTGGTCCATGTGGAGACCTACATCCTGGCTGTGATGGCCTTAGATCGGTACATGGCCATCTGCAACCCTCTGCTTTATGGCAGCAAAATGTCCAGGAGCGTGTGTGCCTCCCTCATCACAGTGCCTTATGTGTATGGGGCACTCACTGGTCTGATGGAGACCATGTGGACCTACAGCCTCGTCTTCTGTGGCCCCAATGAAATTAATCACTTCTACTGTGCTGACCCTCCACTGATTAAGCTGGCTTGTTCTGACACCTACAACAAAGAAACATCAGTGTTTGCTGTGGCTGGATGtaacctttccttttctctcctcatcATCCTGGTTTCCTACCTTTATATTTTTCCTGCTATCCTGAGGATTCATTCCTCAGAAGGAAGGTGCAAAGCTTTCTCTACCTGTGGCTCTCACCTGACAGCTGTCACCATATTCTATGCAGCTCTTTTCTTCATGTACCTCAGACCACCCTCGAAGGAATCCGTGGCACAGGGGAAAATGGTGGCCGTGTTTTATACCACTGTGATCCCCATGCTGAATCCCGTGATCTACAGTCTGAGGAACAAGGATGTGAAAGAGGCTCTGATCAGAGAACTGTTCACGGGAAACTGCTTTCTAAATAAATTTGGGCGCTAA